In Paramormyrops kingsleyae isolate MSU_618 chromosome 13, PKINGS_0.4, whole genome shotgun sequence, a single window of DNA contains:
- the LOC140578269 gene encoding beta-1,3-galactosyl-O-glycosyl-glycoprotein beta-1,6-N-acetylglucosaminyltransferase 3-like has product MLDTNEDDFLGCSAIIRGDVTDATKAGLVRLLAMRKKKQMLTEDFYLNATQDCSAYVKGRGYLSNTLSQEEKEFPIAYSMVIHENIEMFERLLRALYAPQNVYCIHIDQKCSKDFRNAVMSIVSCLPNVFVASRLESVVYASWSRVQADLNCMEDLLKSPVQWKYLLNTCGTDFPIKTNAEIVQSLKCLNGRNSMESEETSEYKKGRWQYHHNVTHDSVIRTDIRKTPPPISTPMFSGNAYFVVTREFLRHVLESQEVQNLLEWEKDTYSPDEHLWATLL; this is encoded by the coding sequence ATGCTGGATACAAACGAAGACGACTTCCTTGGTTGTTCTGCAATCATCCGAGGAGATGTGACAGACGCCACAAAGGCTGGCCTTGTTCGGCTCCTAGCtatgagaaagaaaaaacagatgTTGACAGAAGATTTCTACCTGAATGCAACACAGGACTGTTCTGCCTATGTGAAAGGTAGGGGATACCTCAGCAACACACTGAGCCAGGAAGAGAAAGAGTTTCCCATCGCCTATTCCATGGTGATCCATGAGAACATCGAGATGTTTGAGAGACTACTCCGTGCACTGTATGCGCCCCAGAACGTGTACTGCATACATATAGATCAGAAATGTTCAAAGGACTTCAGGAACGCAGTAATGTCCATAGTGTCCTGTCTACCAAACGTGTTTGTGGCGAGCAGACTAGAGAGCGTGGTGTATGCATCATGGTCACGCGTCCAGGCGGACCTGAACTGCATGGAGGACCTGCTGAAGTCACCTGTCCAGTGGAAGTATCTGCTGAACACCTGTGGGACTGACTTCCCTATTAAAACAAACGCGGAGATAGTTCAGAGCCTCAAATGCCTGAATGGCAGGAACAGCATGGAGTCCGAGGAGACATCGGAGTACAAGAAAGGCCGCTGGCAGTACCATCACAATGTCACCCATGACTCGGTTATCAGGACCGATATCAGGAAGACCCCTCCTCCAATCAGCACACCCATGTTCTCAGGCAATGCGTACTTCGTAGTCACACGTGAATTTCTAAGGCATGTGCTTGAAAGCCAGGAAGTACAGAATCTTCTGGAATGGGAAAAAGACACCTACAGCCCCGATGAGCACCTGTGGGCCACTTTGCTCTGA
- the LOC111843551 gene encoding beta-1,3-galactosyl-O-glycosyl-glycoprotein beta-1,6-N-acetylglucosaminyltransferase 3-like, whose translation MVIHENIEMFERLLRALYAPQNVYCIHIDQKCSEDFRNAVMSIVSCLPNVFVASRLESVVYASWSRVQADLNCMEDLLKSPVQWKYLLNTCGTDFPIKTNAEIVQSLKWLNGRNSMESEETSKYKKGRWQYHHNVTHDSVIRTDIRKTPPPISTPMFSGNAYFVVTREFVRHVFESQEVQNLLEWEKDTYSPDEHLWATLLRMPDVPGSSPPNIKFQYSDMTSIARLVKWSYLEGDVSKGAPYPPCTGSHRRAVCIFGAGDLHWILHQHHLLANKFDPQVDDVALKCLETHLRYKALYGKSM comes from the coding sequence ATGGTGATCCATGAGAACATCGAGATGTTTGAGAGACTACTCCGTGCACTGTATGCGCCCCAGAACGTGTACTGCATACATATAGATCAGAAATGTTCCGAGGACTTCAGGAACGCAGTAATGTCCATAGTGTCCTGTCTACCAAACGTGTTTGTGGCGAGCAGACTAGAGAGCGTGGTGTATGCATCATGGTCACGCGTCCAGGCGGACCTGAACTGCATGGAGGACCTGCTGAAGTCACCTGTCCAGTGGAAGTATCTGCTGAACACCTGTGGGACTGACTTCCCTATTAAAACAAACGCGGAGATAGTTCAGAGCCTCAAATGGCTGAATGGCAGGAACAGCATGGAGTCCGAGGAGACATCGAAGTACAAGAAAGGCCGCTGGCAGTACCATCACAATGTCACCCATGACTCGGTTATCAGGACCGATATCAGGAAGACCCCTCCTCCAATCAGCACACCCATGTTCTCAGGCAATGCGTACTTCGTAGTCACACGTGAATTTGTAAGGCATGTGTTTGAAAGCCAGGAAGTACAGAATCTTCTGGAATGGGAAAAAGACACCTACAGCCCCGATGAGCACCTGTGGGCCACTTTGCTCCGAATGCCAGATGTGCCTGGATCCAGTCCCCCCAACATAAAATTCCAGTACTCAGATATGACATCCATAGCACGACTGGTGAAGTGGAGTTACCTGGAAGGGGATGTGAGTAAAGGGGCCCCGTACCCCCCCTGTACTGGAAGCCACCGCAGGGCAGTGTGCATCTTTGGTGCTGGTGACTTACACTGGATACTGCATCAGCATCATCTTCTAGCAAACAAGTTTGACCCTCAGGTTGATGATGTTGCCCTCAAGTGCCTGGAGACACACCTTCGTTACAAGGCTCTCTATGGAAAATCAATGTAA